Proteins found in one Erythrobacter sp. 3-20A1M genomic segment:
- a CDS encoding DEAD/DEAH box helicase → MSEGAIKAVLGPTNTGKTHLAIERMCAHSSGAMGFPLRLLAREVYDRVVAIKGEKQVALITGEERIEPPDARYLCCTAEAMPRDGGGRAFVALDEAQLAADPERGHIFTDRLLHARGREETMLLGAATLEPVLKSLIPRAEVIERPRFSTLSHIGPRKLSRLPPRSAIVAFSAEAVYTAAEMLRRFRGGAAVVMGALSPETRNRQVELFQSGEVDYIVATDAIGMGLNLDLTHVAFAALTKFDGSRMRRLIPAEMAQIAGRAGRHQRDGTFGTLAGGRGNDASSALEFTEEEIYAIEEHRFAPLTRLFWREAEPRFDNLATLIGDLEARPDEPELAAAPEAIDLAVLKKLADEPFADSIRGAGSVRRFWEACSLPDFRQSGVDTHARFVARLWQDLREGYLGADYVAARIAELDTTTGDIATLQGKIAAIRSWAYICQRPDWVLARDEMAARARAAEARLSDALHARLTERFVNRRTAVLMRSMGTDPNLLPVTLDEDGTLRVEDEAIGTVTGFRFAVDASAKASDHRMLLAAGEKALPKILGERAAALRTGGFDGVVMERGAIVWGGHELARLDFGAHVLEPRLEPARELSALPDGERADFLAALTVWAEGRLQPLEPLARLQIAANDPDAGSQARALLLNLIAGHGYVARENAGIQHLPKEMRPYLRKLGVVFGALDVFVPALLKPAARAAFQASGLDRRPLEEAMRSVLPDAKTLPSGYRPAGDQAIRVDVAEKLLRAAHQARAQAKDQRKVVIDPSLAISTGLTAGSFTRLLGAAGFRAQQAKALAGGAYGPPAPDRWHWRSPRYGNAPQRDGRNERRGKPRGKQPDSEPAPGNAFAALANLVR, encoded by the coding sequence GTGAGCGAAGGCGCCATCAAGGCGGTACTCGGGCCGACCAATACCGGGAAGACGCATCTCGCGATCGAGCGCATGTGCGCGCATTCGAGCGGGGCGATGGGTTTCCCCCTGCGTCTGCTGGCGCGCGAGGTCTATGACCGGGTCGTTGCGATCAAAGGCGAGAAACAGGTCGCGCTGATCACTGGGGAAGAGCGGATCGAACCGCCCGATGCCCGCTATCTGTGCTGCACGGCGGAAGCCATGCCGAGGGACGGCGGCGGCCGCGCCTTCGTCGCACTGGACGAGGCGCAACTCGCCGCCGATCCGGAGCGCGGGCATATCTTCACCGACCGGCTGCTCCATGCTCGGGGGCGCGAAGAGACAATGCTGCTGGGCGCAGCGACGCTGGAGCCGGTATTGAAATCGCTGATCCCACGTGCCGAAGTGATCGAACGGCCGCGTTTCTCCACACTCAGCCATATCGGACCGCGCAAGCTCTCGCGCCTGCCGCCCCGTAGCGCGATCGTCGCCTTCAGCGCGGAGGCGGTCTATACCGCGGCGGAAATGCTGCGACGATTTCGCGGCGGCGCTGCCGTGGTGATGGGCGCGCTGAGCCCGGAAACGCGCAACCGCCAGGTCGAGCTGTTCCAGTCTGGCGAGGTCGACTACATCGTCGCCACCGACGCGATCGGCATGGGCCTCAATCTCGACCTCACGCATGTCGCCTTCGCCGCGCTCACCAAGTTCGACGGATCGCGCATGCGGCGGCTGATCCCGGCGGAGATGGCGCAGATCGCGGGCCGCGCCGGTCGGCACCAGCGCGACGGCACATTCGGGACGCTCGCCGGCGGGCGCGGAAACGATGCCTCTTCGGCGCTCGAATTCACCGAGGAAGAGATCTACGCGATCGAGGAGCACCGCTTCGCCCCCCTGACCAGGCTGTTCTGGCGCGAAGCCGAGCCGCGCTTCGACAATCTCGCCACGCTGATCGGCGATCTGGAGGCGCGCCCGGACGAGCCGGAGCTCGCAGCCGCGCCCGAAGCGATCGACCTCGCCGTGCTCAAGAAGCTGGCCGACGAGCCGTTTGCCGACAGCATACGGGGCGCGGGGTCGGTGCGCCGGTTCTGGGAAGCCTGCTCGCTGCCCGATTTCCGCCAGTCCGGCGTCGATACCCATGCCCGCTTCGTCGCGCGGCTGTGGCAGGATTTGCGCGAGGGCTATCTCGGCGCGGATTACGTTGCCGCGCGTATCGCTGAGCTCGACACGACGACGGGCGACATCGCCACGTTGCAGGGCAAGATCGCGGCGATCCGCAGCTGGGCCTATATCTGCCAACGGCCCGACTGGGTCCTCGCGCGCGACGAAATGGCGGCCCGCGCACGCGCAGCGGAGGCCCGCCTGTCCGATGCGCTGCATGCGCGATTGACGGAGCGTTTCGTAAATCGGCGAACCGCTGTATTGATGCGCAGCATGGGAACCGATCCGAACCTTCTGCCGGTCACGCTCGACGAAGATGGCACCTTGCGCGTCGAGGACGAAGCCATCGGCACCGTTACCGGCTTTCGCTTCGCCGTTGATGCCAGCGCCAAGGCGAGCGACCACCGCATGTTGCTCGCAGCGGGCGAGAAGGCCTTACCAAAAATCTTGGGCGAACGCGCCGCGGCTCTGCGCACGGGGGGCTTCGACGGGGTGGTCATGGAACGGGGGGCGATCGTGTGGGGCGGACACGAGCTGGCGCGGCTGGATTTCGGCGCGCATGTGCTGGAGCCGCGACTTGAACCGGCACGGGAACTTTCGGCGTTGCCGGACGGTGAACGCGCTGACTTCCTGGCCGCGTTGACTGTTTGGGCGGAAGGGCGGCTCCAACCGCTCGAACCCTTGGCTCGGCTGCAGATCGCCGCGAACGATCCGGATGCAGGCTCGCAGGCGCGCGCGTTGCTTCTCAATCTTATCGCGGGGCACGGCTACGTCGCGCGCGAGAATGCGGGCATCCAGCACCTACCCAAGGAGATGCGTCCCTATCTGCGCAAACTGGGGGTGGTGTTCGGTGCCCTCGACGTGTTCGTACCTGCTTTGCTCAAGCCTGCCGCACGCGCCGCCTTCCAAGCGAGCGGCCTCGACCGGCGACCGCTGGAGGAGGCGATGCGCTCGGTCCTCCCCGATGCGAAGACCCTCCCGTCCGGTTATCGCCCGGCCGGCGATCAGGCGATCCGCGTCGATGTCGCGGAAAAGCTGCTGCGCGCCGCGCACCAGGCCCGCGCCCAGGCAAAAGATCAGCGCAAGGTGGTGATCGACCCGTCGCTCGCGATCTCGACCGGACTTACGGCCGGAAGCTTCACTCGCCTGCTCGGCGCCGCCGGGTTTCGCGCACAGCAGGCGAAGGCTCTGGCAGGGGGGGCCTACGGTCCGCCCGCGCCCGATCGGTGGCACTGGCGCTCGCCCCGTTACGGGAACGCGCCGCAGCGCGATGGGCGGAACGAGCGCCGGGGCAAGCCGCGCGGAAAACAGCCGGATAGCGAACCCGCGCCCGGCAACGCGTTCGCCGCACTGGCCAACCTGGTCCGCTAG